The Gossypium hirsutum isolate 1008001.06 chromosome D02, Gossypium_hirsutum_v2.1, whole genome shotgun sequence region tttagtaaattcatataagaatattgattattagaattttattaaattatatattttaattaaaatatatttaataattattattttaatttatattttacagtatcatatattatggtttgagtaaattcatataagaatattaattattaagaattttattaaattatatattttaattaaaatatatttaataataattatgtttaaatatgagtaaattatttattattgatattaataatcttattaaaatttaaataaaataatttaccaaaacaaatttctgctaattattaagaattttattaaattatatattttaattaaaatatattaaataataattatgtttaaatatgattaaataatttatttttgataataaataatcttattaaaatttaaataacaataacaataatcatttaccaaaacaaatttatgctaagggtattctggtcattttagttttctccattatgctattacacctctattacattcaaccaaacacagttttactattacgcctctattccattacattcaaccaaacagttgatttgctattacacatctattccattacacctctaatccaatacagcgaaccaaacgtgcccttaatgtttatccttttaatttaagaaaatatcatggtattattacataaaaaaaacaatttttataggttaagttaaagaaaaaaataattttttcagttaaaaattttatctatttttaccgTCAAATATTAATGTAAATGACAAAATAACCAGATAAGTTATATATGATATTCATGTGTATATTATGTTGACgtacataaattaatttttaccagtaaaaatagatagatttttTAACAGAAAGACCAGTTTGTTTCTTAATTTAATGTACAACAATTGAATTAGATTGTTCTGCAGCAAACCTTTCAGCTTTTGCCTGCATTTTTCACTGTATTTCCATGATCCTTTCCCTGCCATTCATTTTGAAGGTACAAATCTATTCCTGGAAGACCTGAGAAACAAAGATAACAGCTAATACTGGTAGCAAAGTGTTGCTATTTTTTGGGAGCAAAAAAGAATTTCTATTTATTTGTACTTACAGTACAAATCAATAAACCAACGAAATGACCAACGAATTGTTGGGGATAATGTAAGGCATATTGCACTTCTTAGGAGCGAACACAAATTCAATAACATTGTTGGGAGGGACAACTATGAACTCTAAATATGAAtcatacaaaaaaagaaaaaaaacacccAACAAAATGGGGATGTACATTGATGAGGGCAGAACTTCGCAAAACACACTGCTCCAGTACGGCGTACGATAACAGGTCTGAATGAAAGGGCTGCTACCATCAGCCACGGAGATTTGAACTGTACGCATGAATTTCAGGATTTAACCTACAGCTCCGTCACTGCATAAGGAAAACAGCTATGAATGGGATGGATGGAAACATTAATTGCTAGAGATAGCTATTTTGCCACAAAGGTTTGAAGCTGAATGCACGAATTGCAGGTTTCATATGAACTTTAGAAAAGATTATAATCAAATAAACCAGCACCAAATTTTCAAAGCTCCAAATCCGAGATTACAACTCCAAGAATATATGTGGCTACTATATAAACCCAATAGTGTAAATTTTAAACTCTACTGCcagtatattttaaaatatccTTTTATTAATGGTTCCTAAGAGGCATATTAATGACAAATTGCTTTCTTTATCTGCATTTACTCAAACTGTTCTTTTCGAACAACATAGAGGACATTACGTCCTCTATTGTGTCTAATCTCCTCTATAGGACATCATAATTCGAGATGCAAAAAAGGCTTCATCTAAAGATATAGTTGAAGTTGGTATGCATCTTCATAAAGGTGTATTTGAAACAAGAGTTTACCTTCGAGTTGAAAGATCTGCAGGTGATTTGCAAAAGAAATAGTTGACATTTGGCTTCTTTGGTCTTTACTTATCTTCAAGAACCAACTCTTTGTGTTCTATTTCTAAGTATGGGATATGTGCAATTTTGGACCAGTCCCAACCATTCTTCTTTTCCAGGCATCCTTGTGAAGCAGGGCATCCTTTGATTACCAGCCTTTGGAGATTGGTAAGGTAAGGTATGCCTGATGTTAGCGATTGCAACATTGGGCAACTCACGATACTTAATTCCTCAAGAGAACCAAGGGACACCAAACCGGAAATGTCCCTCAGTTGTTTACACTCCATAACATCAAATCTCTGAAGGGAAGTCAGTGATCTCAGGTCCAAAGACAATGACATCAATCTATCACAGTACAAAATACTCAAATGCTTAAGAGAGGAAGGTGCTTGGTTATTCTCAAATAGATGATCCAAATTATCACAATCGTAAAATGTCAGTTTCTCAATAGAGAAGTTTTTAAAGCAAAAGGTTAAAAACTTGAGCTTGAATTTTTCTACCACCAAAGAGTAAAGCGATGGTAGATGGACTACTGAGTGCAGTAGCATCTCATTGCTGTCACAAAGACCTAAGCTTCTAAGATTTGGTATAACTGGCAACACAGTCAACCTATGACATCCTTTGACCACAAGTTTGTCAAGGCAGGGGAAAACTTCAAGTGACAAGGGACCAGAAGATCCTTCTATACTCATCCATTCCACCAAGTTAGGCATATCATATATTTCAAGCTGTTCCAGGCAAGGGAATCCTCCATCCCCATAAAATTCAGGGCCTAGTAACTGCACTTCAGACATCCCTTTCAAATAGAGAAACTTAAGGGAAGGTAGCTGTCCAAGTGGTGGAAGTGTTTGACAACTGCAACTGATTAATGAAATACTCGACAGATTCCGAAGACCCCAGTTCATCCATGATGGAAACCTGGAACCTTTGTATCCTTTTAAACAAAAATCCCTTAGGTTCAGGGGTGGGTAGAGGTATTCTAGTATTTTGGCAGACATTTGAGCACTCATAACACCACTGTGGCCCCAAGATAATTCCAATGAGTCAATGCTTACTTTCTTAAACAGCTCTGCGCCTTGTGCTTCTGCCTCCTTAGTCACATTTTCAAGATTCTTAATCTCTAGTCTCTCTTTAAGGTCCAGCTCATTCAACTCATTTAATTTAGCACTATCAGATTGCTTTCCAAGAACACATGTTGGCAGCTTCTCAAGAAGCCTCAGCTTTTCAATCCCTGAGGGAAGATAAGTCAAAGAGCAGCATGATGAAACGCCGAGATTTACCAGACTTGTCAACTGGGGGACAGTTTTGGGCAACTCTTCAAGGTTGTAACACTCAGAGAGTTCCATTGTCTGCAAATACTTCAAGTTAATGATGGTTTCTGGTATCTTTCTTATATATGTGCGAGATGCATCGAGGTACCTCAAGTGTTTTAAAGCCCCAAGAGAAACAGGCAACTCAGAAATGCCGCTTTGGCTAAAGTCCAACACGTGCAGGTGGTTAAGTCTAGAGAATATCGTATCGGGGATACTGTCAAATTTACTCGATATGAAAAGCAAAGTCCGCAGGTCTTCTTTATTACACAAATATCTTAGTTGTGTTGATGGCTCAGATTCAAATACCAAGGAGCAATGATGAAGTTCATTAGAAACAACTTCAGGTCCCACAACTGAGCATGTAGCCAAACTAACAGTCAACACAAAATCATACACTACATTAGGCATTCTGCAAAACATGTTGCCAGATTCATCTCTTACAATGTCCTCAAAAAATAAGCGTTGCAACAATTTCATAAAGCAGTCCTCTGCTATGTCCTCAAAAAATGAGCCACTTGTTTGCAGAAAACCCTCGGATTTCCACAACTGCAACAATTTTTCCTTACTGATCCAATATTCTCGTGGGAATATTGAACAATACGCGAAGCATTGTTTCAGATTGGATGGTAGAAGATCATAGCTGAGGCGCAGAACTGGCAAAATATTAGAAGTATAACTATACTTTTGCAGCTCCAGTAAAGCAAGAGTAGCAGCAGATAACCAATCACCCATTTCTCCATTATAGGGCAACAAAGCACCAAGTACCTTGACAGCAAGAGGCAACCCCCCACAATGCGCGACAAGAATCTTGCTAATTTGTAACAATTCAATATTCtgtttttcctctttttcttcACTGGGTAACATTGCCACCTTCCAAAACATATCCAAACAATCTGCATCATGCAAAGGCTGCAAGTAATACAAAGGCATGCTATCTAAACTTTCTGCAACTTCAACTGAGCGAGTCATGATTAAAACAGTGGATCCAGGAGAACCCACAGTGAATGagttttctaacataaaccatagATCCATCTCCTCAATACACAAATTATCAAGCACAACCAAAAATCTCTTTCTCAGCAGTTCCCTTCTAACGCCATCCATCAAGTCAACCAAGCTCGTAAAATTTTTAGAGCAAATTGCTTCCCCAATCCTTTCAACATTGAAGCGAAGACCATTTCCAAGAGAAATCCAATATTTGAACCTGAAATTACGCCCTAGAGCCTCATCATTGTAAACCAGACGAGCTAGTGTTGTTTTTCCCACTCCTCCATCGCCTACGATGGATACCACCCCACATATCTCCTTGGCCTCGCTCAATAATAAACTAATCACCTTATCCCTATCCGTATCCCTGCCCACAATTTCAAGTTCTAAACCTAAAGAGCTAGTTCCAGATCCAGAATTCAATCTAAAATAAAGATCTGGTCTCCAATTACTTTCCAGTGGCCAATTGCCTTCTCCGGCGAGTGTGGCCAACTTCTGGAGCACATTCGCTATCGGACGCCAGTCTCCAGTTTTAGTGAAGAAACCAAAACAACAgctcattagtttttgattccttACCTTGCGTTTTTGCTGTTCATAGTCATCCAACAGATAACTCAATCGGTAAGCTAAACGTTTGACTTCAGTCAACCACAGTTTGATTTCCACCGCCATTTCAAACCGCTGCTCCGCCACTGTAGCTAAGTCTTTGACTGCCGCCACAACACTTCGCGACCTGGTCAAGATCTCGTCGCCGCCGCGGCCTCCGCCAATTGAAAGGCAAATGGAATCCAACCTATTGAGAAGCGATTGGAGAAGGGGAGACACAATTGAATCCGCCATTAAACCCTGTCTCTAAATTACAGTTGAATTGGATTCCCTCTATGGAATATCCAGTAAACCAAAGAATTTGAATTTAGCTCCATATTTACATTAACTAATATTACCGAAAATTAAATAAAGGTGTAAATTTACGAAACTGCACTTTCTATTCTTATTAGCTAAAATTGAACTTTTGTGTAATTAAACTTTTCTTTTTGGATAGAATCGTCAAACCATATTATATTTTCACGCTAGTTAAATAAAATTTCAGTTCAATTATTCGTGTCGGAAGCTACAAAATTACGCTTTTGAAAATTTAGCCCTTTAGTTGGCTCTGGTTTTCACCAACTTCGCTGATTGCGGCGGCCGGAGGTTGTTTATGGCTTGAGCTGAAACTTTACGGTTAGTTCTGCCTTTTTCCATATCTATCATTTCCTCTCCccccccaatttttttttcatttttgaattgttgaaatcaaattaaattcGTTTAGTTTCACTTATATTTGACTttggtttcgattttttttttagacTTTTTTTCCAGAGGGATTTTTGCCTCGGCCTAGTCTTCGTGGAAAATCAGATTTGTTTGAAGCTTTTCTCGGTCAGTAATTCAAGGAAGATAATTTGATTGCATCCGTCTggtaaattattgaatttttttatgttaatggaaacaatttgagataaCTACTTTATCCATAATCTCTAACCCTGAATGAGAGGAAAATGTGCTTGAATCCACGTTATATGTTGTAATAACAATGGAGCCACTTGAGCCAAAAAATTAATGTAAATAATTGATTTTTGTTGTGAGACCGAAAAATCTTCGAGGTGTCATCTGCTGGGAGCCGACTGACCTCTCAATGAGTATGACTCTGATGAAAGCCCAACCTACCTAGCCCAAGTGGTAGCATAATTGCCCATAAATTCTTACATTTCCTTGGTAGGTGATCGTGTGCATCACACATGGTCTGTTTCAACGAAACCCTCTCGACTTTGGCAAGAGCTTGAGTGCTTCATTCAGTTATGCATTCAGAGATCTTTCCTTTAAAGATCTCTATTATTAATTGGGAAGAGTTAGTTCACTTTACAAGAGTGAGAGTCTGGTCTTAGCATGAAACCAGTAAAAGAGTGCTTATAATTTTTCTCTTGTCTATTTCAGGTAGAGTCAGGTATAAATTTGCATCATTTTGGAACCGGAACCATGCATTAAGAGAATTACAGCGTGCAGCAAAGAACTACCATACAATATTGGAAGTTGAGAAGAAGGTTTTCTTGCCTTTTCTCTATGATCtgtgaattaaattttggtagtcttgattattattattattttgatatgatCAGAAGCTTAGTTTTCTTCACATCCTTAGAAACAgcaaaatttggtagctgaaagCTTTTCTTACTGCCAAAGAAGGGGCATTTACTTTTCATTTAGTATTAATTTTGTTAGAATCTTGTTGACATTGTCTGGGAGCTGGTAAAGATGACAGGATATTGTAAAATGTTAGTGCAGTAAATGGTTATTTCTTGGCCAAGTAGTAGGAAAATGTTGGATTATGCATCGAGTTGGACTAAAAATGTAAAGAAGCAAGAACATATTGGGAATAAGTGGATGGAGAGATTGTGAAAGCTGAATTGTATAAGATTTCCTTTTCTAAATGGTGAAGTATTGTTTTTCGGGGGCACTCTTTGAACCTGTTAGGTGCTCAATGATGTATTTCATCTACTCAGGAGTCTGGAATAGGAAGTTATATGGTTGGACCAATGAGAATGTGGTGGGTGAATACATATGTCTGTGAACTCAAATATAACAAAAGCTCATTTGTTGTTGCTATTGCTATTTACTTTTGTGGTGACAAATTTATGTTTAAAGTAAAAGCTAGAGAAATGATGTATGGATATAAACTAAAACTATGTGAAGGTTTGAACTTCAAGTAAGTTGAATATTGCTgaactttcaaaaaaatataattttaactgATTATTTTTTGGTTGAATTAGTTTgttgtaatgattattggagcaCTACACGGGAAGATCCTTTTTGTAGGGCATACCAATATAGGTGTAGCAATTTTTTCAAGGTATTTCAGTATTTAGCGAATATAAAATGTTGTTTAGATAATTGTTGGTGATGCATATACTGGTAGGATAAAACTGAGACCATTTGGTTTATAATAATGCCTTTGTTTCAAAGATCCCCTTGCTTGTTTTTATGTGTAAATTTTGTCCTTTTAAATTGATTCAaggaatttttatttgatttatttttttggtatGTAGGAAAAAGCAGAATCAGCGTTGTGTGCACACAGCAGCTCTATTAGAGGTAGTATAAGGCAAGCTATGGCTCCAAAAGATAATGCATCTAAACCTGAAAAATCACAAGCTTTTATCAAAGAAGAAGTTCTTGTTGGCATCCACAATGTATGCATCTTATATTTTCCAGCCTTTTCCAGTTTTACTATGTTGTGAATTTGTATATTTATGATTCATGAATATTTCTTGCAGGATGTATTTCCGTGCACTGCAGAGCAGTTTTATAATTTGTTATTAATTGATGACTGTAGTTTTACTAATGAGTATCGTGCAGTACGGAAGGATACAAATCTTTCGGTAAGCTAAGATCATTTAGTATTTCCCCATGCTTATTCCATTGAACATGTCTTGAAAGTTTGTACCAACTGTCCTCTGTTATTTTCAGATGGGACAGTGGCACCCTGCTGATGAATATGACGGCCTAGTGAGAGAGATAACATTCAGAACTATTTGTAACAGTCCCATGTGTCCTCCAGACACTGCCATGACAGAGTACCAGCATTCCATTTTATCACCCGATAAGAAAAAGCTTGTATGATTCGTTCTTATTCATTCCGTCAATTCTTATTTAATGATCTGTGTCTCTCagttaaaaaattcatttcctgTGATGCTTTGGCCTATTCTTTTTGTTGgttttatgtttgtttcatttGATTGAATTCAGTCAATTTTGTCTATTCagttaaaaaattcatttcctgTGATGCTTTGGCCTATTCTTTTTGTTGgttttatgtttgtttcatttGATTGAATTCAGTCAATTTTGTCTCTTCTTGTAGGTTTTTGAAACTGTACAACAGGCACACGATGTTCCATTTGGCAGCTATTTCGAGGTAAGTATTAGCTGGATATTTATGTTTTCAGTTCCGGTGGCAGTTCTAAGTTCAAACTTCTAGGAAGAAAAATTTGCTTGTGATATTTATGTCCCGCTTTTGTAATTACTAGATGTATTGGACATCGTTTTATTTATGTGCTGTACCAGGTACATTGCCGATGGTGTGTGGAGACTAGTGGCGAAAATTCGTCCATTCTAGATGTAAAAGTGGGTAGGTTTTCTGTTGGCTTTTCATCTCTTGAAAACGTTTTCTAATACAAAGATCCATTGGTCCTTGAACAATACAATAGGTTAGCTCCCATCCTGCAAAATCCACCCGTCATTGCTAAGGGTTCAAACTGAGACTTCCAGATCAGTCTTTAAGTTCTAGCTTCTAGGGTGTCCCCTTCGATACATCTCTTGACAAATATTTCCGGCAGCATTAGCTCTTCTCCTAGTCGAACTCTTTCCCAAAGACTGTCTTTCATTTTATACCAATATGAAATTTAGTTGGCGCATGCGACAGACAATGGTGAAAGTAAAGTACATCCAAAGCACATCCTTTCCCATTAAAGTAActtagttttcaatttttttcatttttttctatcCGAACATCACTGAATTGTATCGACAGCATTGTCTCAAATTTTGCAGGTGCACATTTCAAGAAATGGTGTGTGATGCAATCGAAAATTAGATCAGGCTCTATCAACGAGGTTGGTATATCTTGAACTATGCTCTTTGCCGATCACGATCACGAATCCCATTCTtccaaaaa contains the following coding sequences:
- the LOC107902939 gene encoding putative disease resistance protein RGA1, which codes for MADSIVSPLLQSLLNRLDSICLSIGGGRGGDEILTRSRSVVAAVKDLATVAEQRFEMAVEIKLWLTEVKRLAYRLSYLLDDYEQQKRKVRNQKLMSCCFGFFTKTGDWRPIANVLQKLATLAGEGNWPLESNWRPDLYFRLNSGSGTSSLGLELEIVGRDTDRDKVISLLLSEAKEICGVVSIVGDGGVGKTTLARLVYNDEALGRNFRFKYWISLGNGLRFNVERIGEAICSKNFTSLVDLMDGVRRELLRKRFLVVLDNLCIEEMDLWFMLENSFTVGSPGSTVLIMTRSVEVAESLDSMPLYYLQPLHDADCLDMFWKVAMLPSEEKEEKQNIELLQISKILVAHCGGLPLAVKVLGALLPYNGEMGDWLSAATLALLELQKYSYTSNILPVLRLSYDLLPSNLKQCFAYCSIFPREYWISKEKLLQLWKSEGFLQTSGSFFEDIAEDCFMKLLQRLFFEDIVRDESGNMFCRMPNVVYDFVLTVSLATCSVVGPEVVSNELHHCSLVFESEPSTQLRYLCNKEDLRTLLFISSKFDSIPDTIFSRLNHLHVLDFSQSGISELPVSLGALKHLRYLDASRTYIRKIPETIINLKYLQTMELSECYNLEELPKTVPQLTSLVNLGVSSCCSLTYLPSGIEKLRLLEKLPTCVLGKQSDSAKLNELNELDLKERLEIKNLENVTKEAEAQGAELFKKVSIDSLELSWGHSGVMSAQMSAKILEYLYPPLNLRDFCLKGYKGSRFPSWMNWGLRNLSSISLISCSCQTLPPLGQLPSLKFLYLKGMSEVQLLGPEFYGDGGFPCLEQLEIYDMPNLVEWMSIEGSSGPLSLEVFPCLDKLVVKGCHRLTVLPVIPNLRSLGLCDSNEMLLHSVVHLPSLYSLVVEKFKLKFLTFCFKNFSIEKLTFYDCDNLDHLFENNQAPSSLKHLSILYCDRLMSLSLDLRSLTSLQRFDVMECKQLRDISGLVSLGSLEELSIVSCPMLQSLTSGIPYLTNLQRLVIKGCPASQGCLEKKNGWDWSKIAHIPYLEIEHKELVLEDK